A section of the Carya illinoinensis cultivar Pawnee chromosome 12, C.illinoinensisPawnee_v1, whole genome shotgun sequence genome encodes:
- the LOC122289010 gene encoding protein gar2-like produces MGSGSSKLTPEGDAVPAKIRPAIHRWFEDIRRRKNENMSKKELLKDATEEDESSRPHSLHDIERKSSSSSYESIASSMPAPIVEDKSIVASGPLESEETKLHEEHKNAGLSGKQDDKKDSKEEEDEEKKQSTVVVEKVVAVVEDHETVEEEEDEEEEEEDEKGDYVCLGSPSFRVYCVQAAEDNEEESKKGSSKHKNSTSGDSTAESCSDHEGQEKKTKKKGNRARSRLTRAIRKGGPAVKNLLISASCYHPSCSGGDRTRLLEEKAEA; encoded by the exons ATGGGGTCTGGGAGTTCGAAGCTCACCCCAGAAGGAGATGCAGTGCCTGCTAAAATTCGCCCCGCTATACATCGTTGGTTTGAGGATATACGGAGACGTAAAAATGAAAACATGTCCAAGAAAGAACTCCTTAAAGATGCTACGGAAGAGGATGAAAGTTCCAGGCCTCATTCTTTGCATGACATAGAGAGAAAGAGCTCATCTTCATCCTATGAAAGTATAGCATCTTCAATGCCAGCACCGATCGTAGAAGATAAGTCCATTGTAGCATCTGGGCCTTTGGAATCTGAAGAAACAAAACTGCACGAGGAGCATAAAAATGCAGGGTTATCCGGAAAACAGGATGATAAAAAAGAtagtaaagaagaagaagatgaagaaaagaaacagaGTACGGTGGTTGTAGAGAAAGTCGTTGCGGTTGTGGAGGATCACGAAACagtggaagaggaagaagatgaagaagaagaagaagaagatgaaaagggTGACTATGTTTGCCTTGGATCGCCAAGTTTCAGGGTATATTGCGTCCAAGCAGCAGAAGATAACGAGGAAGAGA GTAAGAAAGGCAGCAGCAAGCACAAAAATTCAACCAGTGGTGATAGTACCGCTGAAAGTTGTTCTGATCATGAG GGacaagaaaaaaagacaaagaagaaaggaaacagAGCAAGAAGCAGATTGACGAGAGCCATCCGTAAGGGCGGACCAGCAGTAAAGAATTTGCTCATATCGGCATCGTGTTACCACCCAAGTTGCTCTGGTGGCGATAGAACTCGTCTTCTTGAAGAAAAAGCAGAAGCTTGA